One Peromyscus leucopus breed LL Stock chromosome 4, UCI_PerLeu_2.1, whole genome shotgun sequence genomic region harbors:
- the Tmem141 gene encoding transmembrane protein 141 isoform X2, giving the protein MVNLGLSRVDDAVAAKHPGLEEYAVCQSNAFMKGVFTLVTGAVVTKTITLQADQWFLGSWQALVRLLACSCSLSGSFHTLCSGASWWLPL; this is encoded by the exons ATGGTGAATTTGGGCCTGTCCCGAGTGGATGATGCGGTGGCCGCCAAACACCCG GGTCTCGAGGAATATGCCGTGTGCCAGTCGAACGCCTTCATGAAGGGCGTTTTCACCCTTGTCACAG GTGCTGTAGTCACCAAGACCATCACCTTGCAGGCTGACCAGTGGTTCCTTGGCTCTTGGCAGGCACTGGTGCGACTTTTGGCCTGCAGCTGTTCATTAAGCGGAAGTTTCCATACCCTGTGCAGTGGAGCTTCCTGGTGGCTGCCG TTGTAG
- the Tmem141 gene encoding transmembrane protein 141 isoform X3 codes for MKGVFTLVTGTGATFGLQLFIKRKFPYPVQWSFLVAAVVGSVASYRVTRTESQKCRDLWLFLETGKLPKDVTTDHPN; via the exons ATGAAGGGCGTTTTCACCCTTGTCACAG GCACTGGTGCGACTTTTGGCCTGCAGCTGTTCATTAAGCGGAAGTTTCCATACCCTGTGCAGTGGAGCTTCCTGGTGGCTGCCG TTGTAGGATCTGTGGCCAGCTACAGAGTGACCAGAACGGAGTCTCAGAAGTGCAGAGATCTCTGGCTCTTCCTGGAGACCGGGAAACTCCCCAAAGACGTGACCACAG
- the LOC114692843 gene encoding ficolin-1 isoform X1 yields MGWPTLWVLSTLLCLGPSQALGQEGGACPDVKIVGLGAQDKVAVIQSCPTFPGPPGPKGDRGSPAQKGERGFQGSPGKMGPAGSKGEPGTMGPPGAKGEKGDTGIASSLDEKELGDALCQRGPRSCKDMLTQGTFLTGWYTVYLPDCRPLTVLCDMDVDGGGWTVSKKAQCRACEVFQRRVDGSIDFFRDWDSYKRGFGNLGTEFWLGNDHLHLLTANGNQELRVDFRDFQGATSYAKYSSFRVSGEQEKYKLTLGQFLEGTAGDSLTVHSNMSFSTHDQDNDAKSEGNCATLYHGAWWYQSCHNSNLNGRYLSGSHKSYADGINWFTGGGYYYSYKVVEMKIRAS; encoded by the exons ATGGGGTGGCCTACCCTGTGGGTCCTCTCAACACTACTCTGTCTCGGCCCCTCCCAGGCCCTGGGCCAGGAGGGAGGTGCCTGTCCAG ATGTTAAGATTGTAGGTCTGGGGGCCCAGGACAAGGTGGCTGTCATCCAAAGTTGCCCTACCTTCCCTGGCCCACCAGGGCCCAAAGGGGATCGTGGCAGCCCTGCTCAGAAAG GAGAGCGGGGCTTCCAAGGCAGCCCAGGGAAGATGGGGCCCGCCGGCAGCAAAG GAGAGCCGGGAACCATGGGACCCCCAGGAGCCAAAG GGGAGAAAGGCGACACGGGAATTGCATCATCGCTGG ATGAGAAGGAGCTAGGAGACGCCCTGTGCCAGAGAG GGCCCCGGAGCTGCAAAGACATGCTGACACAGGGGACCTTCCTGACCGGCTGGTACACCGTCTATCTTCCTGACTGCCGGCCACTGACTGTGCTCTGTGACATGGATGTGGATGGTGGGGGCTGGACTGTGAGTAAGAAGGCTCAATGCAGAGCATGTGAG GTTTTTCAACGACGAGTGGATGGGTCCATCGATTTCTTCCGAGACTGGGACTCCTATAAAAGAGGCTTTGGCAACCTGGGCACAGAGTTCTGGTTGGGCAACGACCACCTGCACCTGCTCACGGCCAACG GGAACCAAGAGCTCCGGGTCGACTTTCGAGATTTCCAAGGTGCAACCTCCTATGCCAAGTACAGCTCATTCCGGGTGTCTGGAGAACAGGAGAAATACAAGCTGACCCTGGGGCAGTTTCTGGAGGGTACTGCAG GAGACTCCCTGACAGTTCACAGCAACATGTCATTCTCAACCCATGACCAGGACAATGACGCAAAGAGTGAGGGGAATTGTGCGACTTTATACCATGGGGCCTGGTGGTATCAAAGCTGTCACAATTCCAACCTCAACGGGCGCTACTTGTCTGGCTCCCATAAGAGCTATGCGGATGGCATCAACTGGTTCACAGGCGGAGGCTACTACTACTCCTACAAGGTTGTTGAGATGAAGATCCGGGCATCCTAA
- the Tmem141 gene encoding transmembrane protein 141 isoform X1 has product MVNLGLSRVDDAVAAKHPGLEEYAVCQSNAFMKGVFTLVTGTGATFGLQLFIKRKFPYPVQWSFLVAAVVGSVASYRVTRTESQKCRDLWLFLETGKLPKDVTTDHPN; this is encoded by the exons ATGGTGAATTTGGGCCTGTCCCGAGTGGATGATGCGGTGGCCGCCAAACACCCG GGTCTCGAGGAATATGCCGTGTGCCAGTCGAACGCCTTCATGAAGGGCGTTTTCACCCTTGTCACAG GCACTGGTGCGACTTTTGGCCTGCAGCTGTTCATTAAGCGGAAGTTTCCATACCCTGTGCAGTGGAGCTTCCTGGTGGCTGCCG TTGTAGGATCTGTGGCCAGCTACAGAGTGACCAGAACGGAGTCTCAGAAGTGCAGAGATCTCTGGCTCTTCCTGGAGACCGGGAAACTCCCCAAAGACGTGACCACAG
- the LOC114692843 gene encoding ficolin-1 isoform X2 has product MGWPTLWVLSTLLCLGPSQALGQEGGACPDVKIVGLGAQDKVAVIQSCPTFPGPPGPKGDRGSPAQKGERGFQGSPGKMGPAGSKGEPGTMGPPGAKGEKGDTGIASSLDEKELGDALCQRGPRSCKDMLTQGTFLTGWYTVYLPDCRPLTVLCDMDVDGGGWTVFQRRVDGSIDFFRDWDSYKRGFGNLGTEFWLGNDHLHLLTANGNQELRVDFRDFQGATSYAKYSSFRVSGEQEKYKLTLGQFLEGTAGDSLTVHSNMSFSTHDQDNDAKSEGNCATLYHGAWWYQSCHNSNLNGRYLSGSHKSYADGINWFTGGGYYYSYKVVEMKIRAS; this is encoded by the exons ATGGGGTGGCCTACCCTGTGGGTCCTCTCAACACTACTCTGTCTCGGCCCCTCCCAGGCCCTGGGCCAGGAGGGAGGTGCCTGTCCAG ATGTTAAGATTGTAGGTCTGGGGGCCCAGGACAAGGTGGCTGTCATCCAAAGTTGCCCTACCTTCCCTGGCCCACCAGGGCCCAAAGGGGATCGTGGCAGCCCTGCTCAGAAAG GAGAGCGGGGCTTCCAAGGCAGCCCAGGGAAGATGGGGCCCGCCGGCAGCAAAG GAGAGCCGGGAACCATGGGACCCCCAGGAGCCAAAG GGGAGAAAGGCGACACGGGAATTGCATCATCGCTGG ATGAGAAGGAGCTAGGAGACGCCCTGTGCCAGAGAG GGCCCCGGAGCTGCAAAGACATGCTGACACAGGGGACCTTCCTGACCGGCTGGTACACCGTCTATCTTCCTGACTGCCGGCCACTGACTGTGCTCTGTGACATGGATGTGGATGGTGGGGGCTGGACT GTTTTTCAACGACGAGTGGATGGGTCCATCGATTTCTTCCGAGACTGGGACTCCTATAAAAGAGGCTTTGGCAACCTGGGCACAGAGTTCTGGTTGGGCAACGACCACCTGCACCTGCTCACGGCCAACG GGAACCAAGAGCTCCGGGTCGACTTTCGAGATTTCCAAGGTGCAACCTCCTATGCCAAGTACAGCTCATTCCGGGTGTCTGGAGAACAGGAGAAATACAAGCTGACCCTGGGGCAGTTTCTGGAGGGTACTGCAG GAGACTCCCTGACAGTTCACAGCAACATGTCATTCTCAACCCATGACCAGGACAATGACGCAAAGAGTGAGGGGAATTGTGCGACTTTATACCATGGGGCCTGGTGGTATCAAAGCTGTCACAATTCCAACCTCAACGGGCGCTACTTGTCTGGCTCCCATAAGAGCTATGCGGATGGCATCAACTGGTTCACAGGCGGAGGCTACTACTACTCCTACAAGGTTGTTGAGATGAAGATCCGGGCATCCTAA